From the genome of Pelmatolapia mariae isolate MD_Pm_ZW linkage group LG12, Pm_UMD_F_2, whole genome shotgun sequence, one region includes:
- the LOC134638320 gene encoding uncharacterized protein LOC134638320 encodes MLVGLLYSICLACQWIYGWPDKPGCKKYIEALNPRRIYRLTLATLDLLKYLQYWKVYFQLKSWYNNDRNLKYYEKGITFGRRGNKLDLYHPPNVGKLPSLAVVFVYGGAWGTGERSTYCLLGSRMAEELKATVICPDYCTYPKGNVLGMVQDIADCLIWAHQNGEKFNFDKDNIVLIGHSAGAHLCTLTTLFLVDTREELSIEPDKQQELFLSIRGIIGLSGVYNIVDHYEHEQKRGVERVSPMHKAMNGVKNFPYYSPTHLLKKLSQDKVNRLPPFALLHGTNDIMVPVQSTIRFSELLTLRSVKVSLNLLPGVAHTETAVDLMVSNRCLYQPIYRYIKEEFRKLLGTC; translated from the exons ATGTTGGTGGGCCTGCTGTACTCCATCTGTTTAGCCTGTCAGTGGATTTATGGTTGGCCTGACAAGCCTGGGTGTAAGAAGTACATAGAAGCTCTTAATCCAAg GCGAATATATCGTCTGACCCTCGCTACACTGGATCTTCTCAAATACCTGCAGTATTGGAAAGTTTACTTTCAGCTGAAGTCATGGTATAACAATGACAGGAATCTAAAGTATTATGAAAAG GGCATCACGTTTGGCCGCAGAGGCAACAAGCTGGACTTGTACCACCCTCCAAATGTAGGGAAGCTGCCATCACTGGCGGTAGTATTTGTCTACGGAGGTGCATGGGGCACAGGAGAAAGGTCCACTTACTGTTTACTGGGGAGTCGGATGGCTGAAGAACTGAAAGCAACTGTAATTTGTCCTGATTACTGCACATATCCAAAG GGGAATGTTTTAGGGATGGTCCAAGATATCGCTGACTGCTTGATTTGGGCCCACCAGAATGGAGAGAAATTTAACTTTGACAAA gaCAACATTGTATTAATTGGGCATTCAGCAGGTGCACATTTGTGTACACTCACCACACTGTTTCTTGTTGATACAAGAGAGGAGCTTTCCATAGAGCCAGACAAGCAACAGGAACTCTTCCTCTCGATAAGAGGAATTATTG GTCTGAGCGGTGTCTACAACATCGTGGACCACTATGAGCATGAACAGAAACGAGGAGTCGAACGAGTGTCCCCCATGCACAAAGCGATGAATGGTGTGAAAAACTTTCCATACTACTCACCAACACACTTACTAAAGAAGCTCAGCCAGGACAAAGTCAACAG ATTGCCTCCATTTGCTTTGCTCCATGGGACCAATGATATTATGGTTCCTGTTCAATCTACCATAAGATTCTCAGAGCTTCTCACTTTGCGCTCTGTTAAGGTGTCATTGAATCTGCTTCCTGGAGTCGCCCACACTGAGACTGCCGTTGACCTCATGGTGTCAAACAGATGCCTCTACCAACCGATCTACAGATACATCAAAGAAGAGTTCAGAAAACTTCTGGGTACCTGCTGA